The DNA segment cctcaccccccacccactccagcctcaccccccacccactccaggctCACCCCtagcctcaccccccacccactccaggcCTACCCCtagcctcaccccccacccactccaggctCACCCCtagcctcaccccccacccactccaggctCACCCCtagcctcaccccccccacccactccaggctcaccccccacccactccaggctcaccccccacccactccaggctCACCCCtagcctcaccccccacccactccaggcCTACCCCtagcctcaccccccacccactccaggctCACCCCtagcctcaccccccacccactccaggcCTACCCCtagcctcaccccccacccactccaggctCACCCACAGCctcaccacccacccactccaggctcacccccacccactccaggctcaccccccacccactccaggctCACCCCtagcctcaccccccacccactccaggctCACCCGcagcctcaccccccacccactccaggctcaccccccacccactccaggctcaccccccacccactccaggctCACCCCtagcctcaccccccacccactccaggctCACCCGcagcctcaccccccacccactccaggctcaccccccccacccactccaggctcaccccccccacccactccaggctcacccccccacccactccagcctcaccccccacccactccagcctcaccccccacccactccagcctcaccccccacccactccagcctcaccccccacccactccagcctcacccccacccccgccactccaggctcaccccccccacccactccagcatcacccccacccccgccactccAGGCTCACTCACCCAAactccgccccgccccgccccccccctaaAAGCCCATCAGACGCACTCGCCTCCTGCTCGCCCCCGGGCTGACCGGTATCGGAagccccgcccgcccgccgggCCCTCTCCCCGCTCGGTAAGATGGCGGCCGTGGGGCcacgtgggagggagggagggagggagggagggagggaggggggccggGTCCCGCGTGTACCCGCCGCTCCCCCGACTCACAATGGCCTCCGCCGCTCGATGTCCCGCCGTCAATCGTGTCCCCGACCCCGCCGATGCAACGTCGCGCCCCGAGCCTCCGCCTGTGTCTCTCCCCCACCGAGCTGCGCGCCGCCGCTCGCTCCAACCGTGCCCGCGCACCTCCAACCGCCGCCGCCGCTCGCGCACCAACCGCCGCCCGCGCACCAACCGCCGCCCGCTCTCCCTATGTCCCACCCCCGCCCGCTCCCTATTGGCCGGCCGCGCCGCCTAGCCGCGCGCTGATTGGCTGCCGCCACCGTCGATCCTCACCCTGCTAGCGGAAAGACCCGCCAAAACCACCGCCGCCCCTTCAACTCCGCGGTTTCCCACCGAGTTCATTCACGTCCCGCCACCGCGGCAACAATCCTGTCAGGCACAAAAGCCCGCACcttgtttgatttttttaatttttttatttgaaCGTTTGTGGAACCTGATCGAGGTGGAGCCCGCCGATTGGTGGGCGCAGATGTCAATAACGACGCTGTGAACCAATCGGGCGAAGGGAGCGACCTGAACGGTCCCGCCCCCGCCACGGTGAcgtaattacccccccccccccctccatctgctGAGTTCAGCTCTTctgtagtcaagtcaattttatttatacagcacatttaaaaacaacccacgttgaccaaagtgctgtaaatCAGTTCAGGTACTGAGTACcaccgtgcaggaaggaactgcagatgctggattacatacaccgaacatagacacagagtgctggagtaactcagcgggtcaggcagcatctgtggtgagacatggacaggtgacgtttctagaTAAgtccttccttctatccagcccTCCCTCCAACAGGTGTCAAGAAGGACGAtgatgtatggggagaaggcaggagaatggagttaggagggagagatagatcagccatgattgaatgacgggtcaggcagcatctcgggagagaaggaatgggtgacgtttcaggtctcgacccaaaacgtcacccattcattccttctctcccgagatgctgcctgacccgctgagttactccagcattttgtgaataaacaccttcgatttgtaccagcacctgcagttattttcttatactacatgattgaatggcggagtagtccatgggccaaatggcctgattccactCCTATTCCATAGCAGGAGTGGAATCGGATGGATCAtaagttacagagtcatagacaatagacgcaggagtgtaagaaaataactgcagatgctggtacaaatcgaaggtgtttattcacaaaacgctggagtaactcagcaggtcaggcagcatctcgggagagaaggaatgggtgacgttttgggtcgagtcccttcttcagactgatgcaggagaaggccatttggcccttcgagccagcaccaccattcaatgtgatcatggctgatcattctcaatcagtaccccgttcctgccttctctccataccccctgactccgctatccctaagagctctatccagctctctcttgaatgtattcagagaattggcctccactgccttctgaggcagtgaattccacagattcataactctctgactgaaaaagtttttcctcatctccgttctaaatggcctaccccttattcttaaactgtggcccctggtatcatagagtaatacagcatgaaaacaggcccaacttgcccacactggccaacatgtcccagctacactagtcccacctgcccgcattcggtccatatccctccaaacctgtcctatccatgtactgtctaactgtttcttaaacgttgggatagtcccagcctcaactaccttctctggcagctcgttccatatacccaccaccctttgtgtgaaaaagttacccctcagattcctgttaaatcttctccccttctccttaaacctgtgccttttGGTCCTCGAGTCACCTACTCAGAGCAAGAGATTGtgcttctacccaatctatttttctcatgattttatgcacctctataagatcacccctcaatcctCCTGTACTTCAAGGattggagtcccagcctactcaacctctccctatagctcagatcctctagtccgggcagcatccttgtaaatcttctctgtaccctttcaagcttgacaacatatttcctacaaCGTAGTGCtcaaaactgatcacaataccctaaatgtggcctcaccaacatctgacACAACTGcttcatgacctcccaacttctatactcaatactctgactgataaaggccaatgtgccaaaagcctttttgaccacccaatttACCTGTGACTACAAGTTCATagatgttaggagcagaattaggccattcggcccatcatggctgatctatctttccctcttaacccccttTCTCCTGTCggttctccataacccctgacacccgtataatTAAGAATccatttctctgccttaaaaatatccattgacttggcctccacagccttctgcagtaaagaattccacagattcaccaccatttgactaaagaaattcctcctcatctcctttctaaaggaacgtcctttaaatctgaggctataacttctggtcctagactctcccactagtggaaacattctctccacatccgctctatccaagccttttactattcggtaagtttcaatgaggtcccccttcatccttctaaactccagcgagtagaggcacaGTGGCTTCCAGCACTcaccgtatgttaacccacttattcctgggatcattctcgtaaacttcatctggaccctctccaatgccagcacatccttcctcagatatggtgttgGAGAGGGGTTGGGAATGGAGTTGGGTGaaaggatggagagggggaggtagaGTGGGATGGGATGGCGAGAGGTTGGATAGAAAGAGTTGAGATTGGTGTTGGAAGATGGGTGGGATGGTGAGAGGGAGACACGAGAACCCAGCACATCCCCTCTCACCATCCCGGGCTAaatcaaaagtgctggaggaactcagtggatcaggcagcatctgcagatggaatggacagatgatgttttgggttgggaccctttttcagattgataatgagtctgaagaagggtcctgactcgaaacgtcctCTGACCattctccacacagatgctgtctgatccactgagttcctccaaccctTTCTTATttcgcttaagattccagcatctgcagtttcttttgtctccCTCTCATCACTCCACTCACCATCTCTACATCCCTTCTTCCACAaccctctcttccaccttctCTCAATCCAATCCCCGCCTCACCTCTTCGCTCCGTCACTtagaccagttctatgttatcccactttctcatccgctccctacgcactaggggaagTTTACtgagggccaatcaacctacaaacctgcacgtctttgggatgtgggaagaaaccggagcacctggagaaaacccacgtggtcacagggagaacttacaaagttCCAAACACAttcagtagggcggcacggtggcatagcggtagagttgctgccttacagcgaatgcagcgccggagactcggttcgatcctgactacgggcgccgtctgtacggagtttgtacgttctccccgtgacctgcgtgggttttctccaagatcttcggtttcctcccacactccaaagacgtgcaggtatgtaggttaattgactgggtaaatgtaaaaattgtccctggtgtgtgtaggatagtgttaatgttcggggatcgctgtgcggcacggactcgttgggccgaagggcctgtttccgcgctgtatctctaaatctaaatctaaaaaatctaaactctgtacccgaggtcaggatcgaacctgggtctctggcgctgtgaggctgcagtctTACCGCTGTACCACCCTCCCTAATGACAACTGCATTCCCCTTCCCGCACCTTGCTCGGTATCATCCTGCACTCTCTCATCTATCCTCAGCACTGATCCCTACTCTCGTCCTTGCCCCAATAACCCTACGTCCCAGTCCGTGACGAATGCAGGAATTAAAACCTAGACTGATTGCCACTATTTTTTCTCTAGCGTCTGCATCATAACCTGTTGGTTCGGGATTCCCGTTGCTCTGATTGCTGAAGAAAAGTTGGCATAGACAGATTGAAAAAGACCAACATCCAGAGGATACCCAGCCGGTCTAATTAAACCATTGAAGCGTGAATTAACTGGCGTTGTGTGCGAAATCCAGAACACAAATGTTGCAACAATGGAGGGCAGGTTCCTGGGAGGACGACTCTGTGATCTCTTCAGAATCTGGAAGGTTGCAACCACAtctacctcccccaccccctcccccaccccctcccccaccccctcccccaaccccactacCATCATCTACAAAGAAGCTGTACCAAGTTCTTGCCGAAGGCCAATTGCAGCCAAATGTCCGAGAAGAATTGAAGACGCTGTTCCAGAATCGATCTGACAGGTACAGAGACCGAAACAGTGCGAGCCTGCTAATGGTTTTCCTTGTcttacattctcctgccttctccccattacacctgacacccatactaagaaagagtattgagggcgtgcagcgtaggtttactaggttaattcccggaatggcgggactgtcatatgttgaaagactggagcgactcggcttgtatacactggaatttagaaggatgagaggggatcttatcgaagcgtataagattattaaggggttggacacgttagaggcaggaaacatgttcccaatgttgggggagtccagaaccaggggccacagtttaagaataaggggtgggccatttagaactgagatgaggaaaaacctttttcagtcagagagttgtgaatctgtggaattctctgcctcagaaggcagtggaggtcaattctatgaatgcattcaagagagagctagatagagctcttaaggatagcggagttagggggtatggggagaaggcaggaatggggtactgattgagaatgatcagccatgatcacattgaatggtggtgctggctaaagtgccgaatggccaactcctgcacctattgtctattgagttgagGCATTTTTATTTCTTGAAGCGTTGAGTGTGTTTGGAACTTTCTTCCTTGATGGGTGGTGGAAGCAGTCTTTCAATGGGGAGGTAAATAGATTCTTGTTAAGAAGTGGGTGAAGGGTGAGCGGGGAGAGACAGAGGTTCCTGCAGATCAGATGACTGAACCCGCTCAATGACCAAGTGGCCAAGTCTTATTTATAATTTAAATGTTCGTGTTACAGGTTAGCAATATAGCCTGCAGGTTAAAGCAAGTTAGTGTCGCTCCCTGTGTGTCACTGCAAGTTAAACATGCATCCGCGCAGATGCATTTTAAACCACAGGTGTTGCATGTTATTGCCAATTAACACAcatgttcccggaatggcgggactatcatatgttgaaagactggagtgactaggcttgtatacactggaatttagaaggatgagaggagatcttatcgaaacatataagattattaaggggttggacacgttagaggcaggaaacatgttcccaatgttgggggagtccagaacaaggggccacagtttaagaataaggggtaggccatttagaacagagatgaggaaaaacattttcagtcagagagttgtgaatctgtggaattctctgcctcagaaggcagtggaggccaattctctgaatgcattcaagagagagctagatagagctcttaaggatagcggagtcagggggtatggggagaaggcaggaacggggtactgattgagaatgatcagccaggatcacattgaatggcggtgctggctcgaagggccgaatggcctcctcctgcacctattgtctattgtctatgttgcaGGCTTGCCTACTTCACGTTCACCTCTGCAGATTAGCTTTCTACCCGATTAGAGGCTGGCACTGCATCCCGTCGTCTTTTGCACTTTAATCTTGCACCTTTTGTGttatttagtttgagtttagtttagagatacagcgcggaatgggccctttgacccaccgagtccgcgccgacctgcgattcccacacactagcactatcatatacacacacactaaggacaatttacagaagccaattcatctacaaacctgtacgtcttaggaatgtgggaggaaaccggagcacccggagaaaacacaggcaggtcacgaggagaaggtacagacagcaccagtagtcaaggaaaataattgcagatgctggttgaaattagaggaagacacaaaatgctggagtaactcagcgggtcaggcagcatctcagaagagaaggaatgggtgacgttttcttctctcctgcgatgctgcctgacccgctgagttactccagcatgttgtgtgcacccgtagtcaagatcgaacctgggtctgtggcgctgtgaggcggcagctctaccgctgcgtcaccctgCCGCCCACATTTAACATCATAACCCTGCGTGCTGTTTAACATTATAGAGGTTAACAGTGTGTTAACATACTGTAGGTAACCTGCTGCAAAGTGGCAGGCGTTCCTCCAACAATGAGGTTTTTAGCTGGTTGTCTTTTTATTCTTTCACAGTTTTAGCAAAGAGTTGAACTGGCTGCTTATTAACAAACCGGTGCCCTCATTGATCCAGGATGGTCCACAGTAAGTAGCCAAtcacttttatttgtaaaccattaGTTTGTCTACATCATTGGCATCTTGATATTtataggggaaaaaactgcagatgctggttaaaatctcaggtagacacaaaatgctggagtaactcaacgggtcaggcagcatctcgggagagaaggaatgggtgacgtttcgggtcgagacccttcgtgtctcttaactcagcggaacaggcagcatctctggagataaaggttgggtgacgttttgggtcaggagcagaagtatcccgacccaaaacgtcatacattctttctctccagagatgctgcctgacccgctgagttctccagcacttggtgtctataataaaatcttgggttgtatttGCTGCAAATGAGACGGATTGACTTATGTCTTCAAGaagctgcagggagaggagagggacgattccttctctcccgagatgctgcctgaccctttgagttactccgcagccttctgtagcaaagaattccacagattcaccaccctctgattgaagaaactcctcttcctctcctttgtaaaggtatgtccttttattcagtGGCTATGGCcttcagtcctagactctcccactagtggaaacatcctctccactctatcccggcttctcactattcggtaagtttcgatgaggctccccctcatccttctcactCCAGCGTGTAGAGGCCCACTGCCGTCATCATTGCTCATCATTACGTCAAGGAAGGATAAATTCCCCGAGTAACTcaatggtcaggcagcgtctctggaggaaatggataggggatgccacgggtcgggacccttcttcagacctgacccgaaacgtcacctatccaatttctccagagatgctgcctgacctgctgagttactccagcattttgtgtcttatctttggtataaaatggCTGCATTGCTCAGCTCTGCTGTTTCAAAGGTTTTCTTCTATTCCAGGTGCGGCCTGGTTGCTCTCTGGATGGCTGGACATTTGCTGCATTCATCTGACGCCGTGAGTCTGGAGAAGATTGTGAACTGCGCAGTGGAGAATAACTACACTGTTCAAGGAGAGATGTTCTCAGGTACTCAACAGCGCGCAGCAGGagacaaggcagagatagattcttatttagtacgggggtcaggggttatggggaaaaggcaggagaatggggttaactgggagagatagatcagccatgattgaatggcagagtagacttgatgggccgaatggcctaattccgctcctatcacacaTGAGCTTATAACGCTGCTTCCTCCGCATGTCTGATTAATTCCCATTCTTTCTCCTTCAGACTTGTTCAGTAACAGAGGCCACAGACCCAGGCCTCTCAGCATCCCATCGCTCCATCAACCACGAGGCAAaattttgatttagtttagagatacagcgtagcaacaggccctttcggcccaccgggtccgcgccgaccagcgatcccccacattaatactatcctacacccactagggacaatctttttatacatttaccaagccatttaacctacaaacctgtacgtctgtggagtgtgggaggaaaccgaagatctcggagaaaacccatgcaggtcacggggagaacgtacaaactccatacagacagcacccataatcgggatcgaacccgggtctctggcgctataaggcagcaactctaacgctgcaccaccctgACTAGTTTAAGCATTTCTATATTTCAACAGCAGCTAAACTGTGACATCCTTCTGTTGTAAACGGACTAAGGCATTCTCTTGTGTATTTTCTGATTGCAGGTGATAATATGGTGAACCTGGCCAAAGAGGTCTTTACGTGTCATGGTGAACTGCTCACTGATGGTTTAATGGGCAGCAACAGATCCAGAATACTGAGCCACCTAAAGGCTGGTTATCCCGTGTTAATACCGTATCCTTGCAAAAGCTCATCAAGGCATCCACTGCCCGCGCAGACctggagacaccaggaactgcagatgctgggttacaacaaaaaaaagacacaaagtgctggagtaactcagcatctctggagaacacggacaggtcaCCGATCcttattctctagagatgctgccttacctgccgagcagctccagcactctgtgtcttatttTGCCCTCCCCAGTCTCACTGTGGACCCGCAATCCCTTCGAGTCTCActgtcacccccacactcccccaagtCTCTCctggcccccctcccccctccgtgaCCCCACACTCTTAAGGCTACCAGTCCCACACACCACCAATCTCACCAAGGCGATGAGCGACCACCTCCACTTCCAACGCCCCAACAAGGAAGATCTCTCCCAGTCCACAACCCAGGCtctccagcaatccctgcaacggTCGTGTTGGAACAACGTTATTGTGAGTGAATCAAAGATCAGTCAAacaccgtggtgcagcggtagagctgctgcctcacagcgccagagacccgagttccatcctgatcacgggcgctgtttgtacctTCACCCCGTGATCTGCctcggttttctctgggtgctccggttttctcccactctccaaagacgtgcaggtttgtaggtcgattagcttggtataaatgtaaattgtccctagtgtgtgtgggatagtgttaatgtgcggggatcgctggtcagcccagactcggtgggccgaagggcctgttttcgcgctgtatctctaaactataaagctTGTCACTCCCCAGGGAGTTTAATGAGGATGAGATCTCCATAGAAGCGTTCACCGTCACCTGCAGTTAATAGGCAATGTCCAAGTTTATCTgatccatgatagacacaaagtgttggagtaactcagcgggacaggcagcatcgctggagaaaagagaTGGCGACGGTTCGGgttcaaacccttcttcagaatcttggTTAGACTCATAGGGtctttcagtgtggaaacagggtcaacctgcccacaccggtcaacatgtcccagctacactagtcccacctgcctgtgttatgtccatatccctccaagcctgtcctatccatgcaaaaaccgacccgaaatggcacctatccatgttctccagagatggtgcctgacccgctgagtgtataAGCAGTATGaactcagtataaaccagcatctgcagttccttcctacgcattgtaACTTTGTTGGGCGAGAGCGTTGGTGTGGAACCGTTACTGCCGGGCGCGAGTGTGCATGCTGTTAACACAGGGTAAATCGGTGCAATTCCTTAACGGCAAGAAGCTATGATGAAGATTTCAACCACGAGCCGTGCCTGAGGAAAGGCCACCGAGCCCACTGGGCCGTGCTCACAGGTGCGTCTCCCTTCCCTTCCATTGCAATTGACACAATACAGTGCAGCTTCACCgccgatagcgcagcggtagagttgctgctttacagcgaatgcagcgccggagactcaggttcgatcctgactacgggtgctgcactgtaaggagtttgtacgttctccccgtgacctgcgtgggttttctccgagatcttcggtttcctcccacactccaaagacgtacaggtatgtaggttaattggctgggtaaatgtaaaaaaaattgtccctagtgggtgtaggatagtgttaatgtgcggggatcgctgggcggcacggacttggagggccgaaaaggcctgtttccagctgtatatatatgatatgatatgatatgatatccctgCAACTGGTGGCCCGacgcctcctttaatccggacaaaatcccCCCCGAAAACGTGCCGGGTGAGGTGGCCAATCTCAACGAGACTTTCATGGCCGAGTCGAACTTGCCCCCAGCGGACGGGGCTACGGATCTCCAGCCTGGCCGGAGcctgcagatccgttcccatagccggctgcagaggccaagtcgaTCCCCCCCGACAACCTACTGTTCCGGTACCGTTCCACTCCTCTTGGAGGTCTTGACCTGTGTTGGTCTGACATAACGGATAATCCACCAAGGCTTGGGAACCAatggtgccagaaaatcggtggtggacctgtagtgtGACTGAGCCCACACTAACCATTCTATTACACTAAACCTACACTAATCAAACCAAATTTATATTCTctctgaaaaaagacacaaaatgctggagtaactcagcgggtcaggcagcatccctagagaacatggataggtgacacttcttcagactgattgtacgggggggggggggggggggaagaacgctggaagaaaggaggggtaggacaaaacgtggcaggtaataggtgaatagctcttaaggatagtggagtcagggggtatggggagatggcagggacggggtactgattgtgaatgatcagccatgatcacattgaatggtggtgctggctcgaagggccgaatggcctactcctgcacctattgtctattgtgaacacagacgaggggggttttgataggcagatggtggatgGACAAAGgatagagatttaaaaaaaatctctatattgttctcaattccccattgattctaccactccctacacactaggcacaacttatagagggccaattaacctgcaaacccacacagcttttggatgttggaggaaaccggaatacccggaggaaacccacgaggccacagggagaacgagcaaactccacacagacagcacccgaggtca comes from the Rhinoraja longicauda isolate Sanriku21f chromosome 41, sRhiLon1.1, whole genome shotgun sequence genome and includes:
- the actmap gene encoding actin maturation protease, which translates into the protein LALCAKSRTQMLQQWRAGSWEDDSVISSESGRLQPHLPPPPPPPPPPPPPPPTPLPSSTKKLYQVLAEGQLQPNVREELKTLFQNRSDSFSKELNWLLINKPVPSLIQDGPQCGLVALWMAGHLLHSSDAVSLEKIVNCAVENNYTVQGEMFSGDNMVNLAKEVFTCHGELLTDGLMGSNRSRILSHLKAGYPVLIPYDEDFNHEPCLRKGHRAHWAVLTGVLLGLRCQLPEGVYEKDPDIPGVHHLAGGATGAPYPEECVVEVYLLAKQGKSLRYQLWEYERVHQSNVQLAEFSPKRENDGTAYIVPDAGVKLGLCGVVILLQPLSPVSKPTPPITNN